A region from the Medicago truncatula cultivar Jemalong A17 chromosome 6, MtrunA17r5.0-ANR, whole genome shotgun sequence genome encodes:
- the LOC120576097 gene encoding uncharacterized protein — MRMLAYGVAADAVDEYIKIGSSTTLECLLRFCKGIIRMYEQVYLRAPTQDDLQKILHVSEMRGFPGMIGSIDCMHWEWKNCPKGWEGQFTRGDKGTTTVILEAVASHDLWI, encoded by the coding sequence ATGCGAATGTTAGCATATGGTGTGGCAGCAGATGCAGTCgatgaatacatcaaaataggaagtAGTACAACATTGGAGTGCTTACTTAGATTCTGCAAAGGAATCATACGAATGTATGAGCAAGTGTACTTGAGAGCACCAACCCAAGATGACCTGCAAAAAATACTACATGTTAGTGAAATGCGGGGATTCCCAGGGATGATCGGGAGTATTGACTGCATGCATTGGGAGtggaaaaattgtcctaaaggATGGGAAGGTCAATTCACCAGGGGGGATAAGGGAACCACAACAGTTATTCTTGAAGCAGTTGCATCTCATGATCTATGGATCTAG
- the LOC11419300 gene encoding pentatricopeptide repeat-containing protein At1g62670, mitochondrial, whose translation MSPSFLRLIRYGSLSFPSTPNLFLLCRHSRLYYTQPLPSFIDNVDDAVSSFNHILHMRNPVQPIFEFNKILSSLVKLNHFHTAISFSKQMELKQIQPDLFTFNILINCFCHLGHLNFAFSVLAKIFKLGFHPDTVTITTLIKGLCLNGKVREALHFHDDVIAKGFHLDQVSYGTLINGLCKTGETRAALQVLRKIDGLLVQPNVVMYNTIIDSLCKDKLVIHASDLCSEMIVKRIFPDVVTYTTLIYGCLIVGRLKEAVGLFNQMLLKNIKPDVYTFNILVDGLCKEGEMKKARNVLAVMIKQGVDSNIVTYNSLMDGYFLVKQENKATFVFNTMARRGVTPDVQSYSIMINGLCKTKMVDEAVNLFKEMHSKSMAPNTVTYNSLIDGLLKYGRISDAWDLVNEMHNRGQPADVITYSSLLDALCKNHQVDKAITLITKIKDQGIQPNIYTYTILVDGLCKNGRLKDAQAVYQDLLIKGYHLDVKMYNVMVNGLCKEGLFDEALSLVSKMEDNGCIPDAVTYETLVRALFENDKNDKAVKLLREMIARGIL comes from the coding sequence ATGTCACCATCATTCTTAAGGTTAATAAGGTACGGATCTCTCTCTTTTCCTTCTACTCCcaatttgtttcttctttgtCGTCATAGTCGATTATACTACACTCAACCACTTCCCTCATTCATTGACAATGTTGACGATGCTGTTTCTTCGTTCAATCACATCCTTCATATGAGAAACCCTGTTCAACCCATATTTGAATTTAACAAGATCTTATCTTCTCTTGTTAAGTTGAACCATTTTCATACTGCTATTTCCTTTTCTAAACAAATGGAACTCAAACAAATTCAACCTGACTTATTTACTTTCAACATCTTGATTAATTGTTTCTGCCACTTGGGCCACctcaattttgctttttctgtaTTGGCCAAGATTTTTAAGCTAGGGTTTCACCCTGATACTGTAACAATCACTACACTTATCAAAGGTCTATGTCTTAATGGTAAGGTTAGGGAAGCCCTTCACTTTCATGACGATGTCATAGCAAAGGGGTTTCACCTTGATCAGGTTAGTTATGGGACCTTGATCAATGGATTATGTAAAACAGGAGAAACAAGAGCTGCCCTGCAGGTTCTTAGAAAAATTGATGGGCTGTTGGTTCAGCCTAATGTAGTCATGTACAATACAATTATTGATAGTTTGTGCAAGGATAAACTTGTAATTCATGCCTCTGATTTATGTTCTGAAATGATTGTTAAGAGAATTTTTCCAGATGTTGTCACTTATACTACTCTAATATATGGCTGTTTGATTGTGGGTCGATTGAAAGAAGCAGTTGGTTTGTTCAATCAAATGTTGTTGAAAAACATTAAACCAGACGTTTATACATTTAATATATTGGTTGATGGTTTATGTAAGGAAGGAGAGATGAAAAAAGCTAGAAATGTGTTAGCTGTTATGATAAAACAAGGTGTGGATTCTAATATTGTTACTTATAATTCTTTAATGGATGGGTATTTCTTGGTCAAACAAGAGAATAAGGCCACATTTGTGTTCAACACTATGGCTAGAAGGGGAGTGACTCCTGATGTTCAAAGCTACAGTATTATGATTAATGGACTATGCAAGACTAAAATGGTGGATGAAGCCGTTAATCTCTTCAAAGAAATGCATTCCAAAAGTATGGCTCCTAATACTGTAACATACAATTCACTTATCGATGGTCTTCTCAAATATGGGAGAATCTCTGATGCTTGGGATCTTGTAAATGAGATGCATAATAGAGGCCAACCTGCCGATGTGATCACTTACAGTTCCTTATTGGATGCTTTGTGCAAAAACCATCAGGTTGACAAGGCAATCACATTAATAACGAAGATCAAAGACCAAGGAATTCAGCCAAATATTTATACTTACACTATACTTGTTGATGGACTATGCAAAAATGGAAGACTTAAGGATGCACAAGCGGTTTATCAGGATCTTCTTATTAAGGGCTATCATTTAGATGTTAAAATGTATAATGTGATGGTCAATGGGCTTTGTAAAGAGGGCTTGTTTGATGAAGCACTGTCCTTAGTGTCAAAAATGGAAGACAACGGTTGCATACCTGATGCTGTAACTTATGAAACTCTTGTCCGTGCTTTGTTCGAGAACGATAAGAATGATAAGGCGGTGAAACTTCTACGTGAAATGATTGCTAGAGGTATATTGTAA
- the LOC112422668 gene encoding pentatricopeptide repeat-containing protein At1g62670, mitochondrial, protein MSFFLGSTTRYALFSLPTSILLRHRRLYSFKFNHPLPPFIDNVDHAISSFNRILHMNNPTQPIFEFNKILSSLVKLNHFHTAISFSKQMELKQIQPDLFTFNILINCFCHLGHLNFAFSVLAKILKLGFQPNTVTITTLIKGLCLNGKVREALHFHDDVIAKGFHLNQVSYGTLINGLCKTGETRAALQVLRRIDGLLVQPNVVMYNTIIDSLCKDKLVIHASDLCSEMIVKRIFPDVVTYTTLIYGFCIVGQFKEAVRLLNQMLLKNISPDVQTFNTLVDGLCKEGEIKQARNVLAVMIKQGVEPNVVTYTSLMDGCFLVKEVNRATYVFNTMAQRGVAPNLHSYSVMITGLCKNKMVDEAVNLFKELHIRNMAPDIIVYSSLIDGLCKSGRISDVWDLIDEMHNRGQPADVITYNSLLDALFKNHQVDKAITLLMKIKDQGIQPNMYTYTILVDGLCKNGRFKHAQAVYQYLLFKGYHLDVKM, encoded by the coding sequence ATGTCATTCTTCTTAGGGTCAACAACAAGGTACGCTCTCTTTTCTCTTCCAACCAGTATTCTTCTTCGTCATCGTCGACTatactcattcaaattcaatcacCCTCTTCCTCCCTTCATTGACAATGTTGATCATGCTATTTCCTCTTTCAATCGCATCCTTCATATGAACAATCCTACTCAACCCATCTTTGAATTTAACAAGATCTTATCTTCTCTTGTTAAGTTGAACCATTTCCACACTGCTATTTCCTTTTCTAAACAAATGGAACTCAAACAAATTCAACCTGACTTATTTACTTTCAACATCTTGATTAATTGTTTCTGCCACTTGGGCCACctcaattttgctttttctgtaTTGGCCAAGATTCTCAAGCTAGGGTTTCAGCCTAATACTGTAACAATCACTACACTTATCAAAGGTCTATGTCTTAATGGCAAGGTTAGGGAAGCCCTTCACTTTCATGACGATGTCATAGCAAAGGGGTTTCATCTTAATCAAGTTAGTTATGGGACCTTGATCAATGGATTATGTAAAACAGGAGAAACAAGAGCTGCCCTGCAGGTTCTTAGAAGAATTGATGGGCTGTTGGTTCAGCCTAATGTAGTCATGTACAATACAATTATTGATAGTTTGTGCAAGGATAAACTTGTAATTCATGCCTCTGATTTATGTTCTGAAATGATTGTTAAGAGAATTTTTCCAGATGTTGTCACTTATACTACTCTAATATATGGCTTTTGTATTGTGGGTCAATTTAAAGAAGCTGTTCGTTTGTTAAATCAAATGTTGTTGAAAAACATCAGCCCGGATGTTCAAACTTTTAATACATTGGTTGATGGTTTATGTAAGGAAGGAGAAATTAAACAAGCTAGAAATGTGTTAGCTGTTATGATAAAACAAGGTGTGGAACCTAATGTTGTTACTTATACTTCTTTGATGGATGGGTGTTTCTTGGTTAAAGAAGTGAACAGGGCCACATATGTATTCAACACTATGGCTCAAAGAGGAGTGGCTCCTAATCTTCATAGCTACAGTGTCATGATAACTGGATTATGTAAGAATAAAATGGTGGATGAAGCCGTCAATCTCTTCAAAGAATTGCATATAAGAAACATGGCTCCTGATATTATAGTATACAGTTCGCTTATTGATGGACTTTGCAAATCGGGAAGAATCTCTGATGTTTGGGATCTTATAGATGAGATGCATAATAGAGGCCAACCTGCTGATGTGATCACGTACAATTCCTTATTGGATGCTTTGTTCAAAAACCATCAGGTTGACAAGGCAATTACATTATTAATGAAGATCAAAGACCAAGGAATTCAGCCAAATATGTATACTTACACTATACTTGTTGATGGACTATGCAAAAATGGAAGATTTAAGCATGCACAAGCGGTTTATCAGTATCTTCTTTTTAAGGGCTATCATTTAGATGTTAAAATGTAA
- the LOC120576098 gene encoding uncharacterized protein: protein MAIQTFYPKYRRWAVYTDLTTNDRKDLFKYFLDFCRWEPHHHTLVERNFHRGNYRTEWIGEKSWELLLKYWNKDPHFKNWSKANKVNRASIVGGQLHAQGSVSTATHARNLRNRLGRDPYPEEIHDETRFSQNLCWYVDARASNTQVAYRTNAVEFLEENLEIPSYPEIPFPIKLQLWAKAAEKGRPDGGKGRKGRMYGLGPLAGNVVHGDLFNVPPPLEFSSRYRELPLEMQAMIQRMNQELQSQKEALAKKEESENELRELLAIQAEEMRKLKRMVTKRMGGMKSRKTSESSSPSSQSSPSVQEDRTHDDDNDDEDEDEDEERDDDHNE from the exons ATGGCGATCCAGACGTTTTACCCTAAATATAGGCGTTGGGCCGTATATACAGATCTTACTACTAATGACAGGAAGGAcctttttaaatactttttg gaTTTTTGTAGATGGGAACCTCATCATCACACTCTTGTAGAGAGAAACTTTCATAGG GGCAATTATCGTACAGAATGGATTGGAGAGAAAAGCTGGGAGTTATTGCTGAAGTATTGGAATAAAGATCCACATTTTAAGAACTGGTCCAAAGCTAACAAGGTGAACAGGGCATCTATTGTAGGAGGACAATTGCACGCACAAGGCTCTGTCAGTACCGCTACCCATGCTagaaatttg CGAAATAGATTGGGTAGAGATCCTTATCCGGAAGAGATCCATGATGAAACTCGTTTCAGTCAAAATCTTTGTTGGTATGTCGATGCTCGAGCTAGCAATACCCAg GTAGCTTATCGCACGAATGCAGTAGAGTTTTTGGAGGAGAATCTTGAGATTCCATCATATCCAGAAATTCCCTTCCCCATTAAACTTCAATTATGGGCAAAGGCTGCAGAAAAAGGAAGACCGGATGGAGGAAAAGGAAGAAAGGGTAGAATGTACGGTCTTGGGCCGTTAGCCGGCAATGTGGTACATGGAGATTTGTTCAATGTTCCTCCTCCACTAGAGTTCTCATCTCGTTATAGAGAGCTGCCTCTTGAGATGCAAGCAATGATACAACGAATGAACCAGGAGTTGCAATCTCAAAAGGAGGCGTTGGCAAAGAAAGAAGAATCGGAGAATGAGTTAAGGGAATTGCTGGCCATACAGGCAGAGGAAATGAGAAAACTCAAAAGGATGGTTACAAAAAGGATGGGTGGCATGAAGAGTAGGAAAACATCGGAATCATCGTCGCCATCGAGTCAATCATCACCGTCGGTTCAAGAAGACCGAACACATGACGACGACAATGATGATGAGGACGAGGACGAGGACGAGGAGAGGGATGATGATCATAACGAGTAA